The region gacatatgGCAAGAATAAGAGTGTGACATATGGCAAAAAAAAATCTTCGTTTATTAGAGTGTGACATATGgctaatatgattttttttcaagatGACCATCTTCTGTGGAATGGGTCATTCCGTCCCATATCGACATGTTCCGGATAAGTTTGTGCAAAATCATATATCGGAATAACTACATATTTAGGACTAAAAAGGCAAAGAAGATATGGTATCCGATTTCGATAAGTTGGAAGTTTTATGGGTAAGTTATTGACTCATTTACTTGTAGTTGTTTAATTTTAAGATTATTGATGTACAATAGTTACTTCGAGACATAAAGAACACGTTCCAAGCAGTGTTGTAAAATTGTTATTTACAGTTAGGACCAACCCAAAACTAGTTTACTTAGTGTTGTATGTTATTTTACATCGAAATTTGGTATCCGACACACACAAAAGCAATCCTAAACATGTCCGGAATGCAAAGAGCCAACCCAGGAAGAACAAGTCtgaaatttgaaaaacatttctGGAATACTCATAGCTTTTCGTTCTAAAGCACCCTTTACACTCTTGAATTGCCTTAAAAGTAGCATGATAAGGTTTTAATGCTTCTATTACATTATCTTTCAAACTCGTCGTTGTTGTGGACCTTCTTGCGAGACTCAAGGATCGACCACCACATGAGGCTATGTTCTGAAAGACATGTTTTGGTAGGTAGTTAAGCATTCCTGTCGGGGTAGAGGGGGATCATTTACTTTTACATTATCTATTTTACAAAGAAGTTGTGACAGTCCGTGGAAGAGAAATAGAGTAAATCGTTTTTGAGATCGAGGAGTACGAGCTGATGTTCAACAAGAGGGAATTGTGTCTTATAACCAACTTCTAGTTTGGTGAATATATTTGTGCCTAGGATTCCGGTATTGCCTTCTGATCACATGCATTTCATATGGTTAAGAAGGTTGACTCTATGAAATTAAAATatggaattgatgtgttcgatgcATCACTTCATTAGTTATCTGACGAAGATGCGGTCTATGTATGTCTTTTATATCTGTTAGAGAGGGGTTTTAATGGTCAGCTGCCTCTTCAGCCTGTAAACGACGAATTTTTGGCTTCAGTATCAAAACTTTGATGAATTCAACAGGTATCATtttgttaatttataattatcacTACAAATTTTTTTACGAAATTAATTGTGCAATTTTTTATGTCGCATATATCCATGGGGGATGGCAATTTGGGATAAATTGTAAACTTAGCTAGTCACTATATTCGATAAGGTTGAGAAGCATATAGATCctgtgaaacaaaaaaaaaatacacaacCTTAAAAAATGGTGTACATCCTTAACAGATTTTTATACATTTTAAGGTAAAATACATAATTAtccttttaacattttatgtttgCTAATATTTTGATACATGATTCTTTCAGACATGGATTCTTGAGAGTTTCCAGTGAGCAGTTTGTTTGCTAACCAAAAACTGAATATGATCTCTTGGGTTGTTGGATGGTGGAAGCTTAAGAGTTTAAAGACAGAGTAATGTGACAAGTTTCTAACATTGATGGGGTATGATTAtctatataatttataattttcatGTATATGTATAATGATTTTAACAATTGATTTAAAATTTTGTTATCAGGATAATAGACTTATCGCCAAGTTGCAGCCGACGGCATATGAGAGTCATGTTAATTAGTCGCATTTTAGCTCTGAGTGGATTAAACGCCCTACTTTTGTTGTCACACCCGTTGACATACTATTTTTTCCGACACCATCACCTTGCAACTTGCCTACTTGTGAGCCTCCAAAAAAGAAGGCACGAAATGTTGCCAAAGTTTATATACATCTTACCCATCACCATTACCAACCATTATATCAACAATAGATAAGGACCAAATGGTTATTAAGTTGAAAAAGGAGCTTCTTGAATGTCGAAATTAGTTGATGGCATGTGAGATGCGTATTTTACAACTTGAAGTTATGGTAGCCCTACGTAAGGAGTCTGATAATAAGGGTAACAAAAAGGGATAATGTCACTGTAGCACATAGAACTTTCTTTAATTGGCTAATTTGGtccttaaagttttttttttggtacAGTAGGCCAGTAAACTTGTAAGTGACCTTTTAATTACACCATTTTATGAAGTTTTAGAAGGTTTCCCAGTTACAATGCTTATGTGGCACAATGATGTGTCCAATAAGCTTACGTGGGAATCTTATGTGTCGAAGAAGTCCAGTTGTCGATATAGGCTTATTAATTCAAACCCTCATTCGGACctccattaaatctttacttGCCCTTCTCTGAAAATTCAAAGACTTCCCCCTCCCCGACTATTTTCGTCCTGAAGAAGAATGTCTTCGAGCTCATCGACGTCAAGGAATCAGCTACAAGTCACTCATGTTCAGTCGCAAGAAGGGGTAAGGGTTTGTGATTGTGTCGTTCCAACTAAAGAACAAACGTGTTGGCAGATAACAAACCCTGGGAGGCGATTCTGGAATTGTCAAAACAGTATGGTAGGTCCCGATTCTCCTGATTTTGAtaagttgggatttttatgatttgatgtgtTGTTTCTTTCTATAAAGACGATAATGGTGTATTTGTATTTTGTTTCATCTGTTAAAAATCCTAATTTTATTTGCTTCTTGACGATCACTATGAATAAAACCCATTTCGTTGGTACATTAAAGGTAGATGATTTGTGATTGTgaatcaaaccctaattttattggCTTTTTATAGACTAGATTGAAGAAATGTAGCTTCTTTGAATGGAAAGATGAAGAACAGGCAGACGGGTACTACAAAAATCTGCTATATTCTTTGAAGCAGAAACTGGATGCCAAAGAGGAACTGTCTGAGATGAACAATTTGAGGAGAACGATTGATGAAGTGGAGTTTCTGCTGTCACAGGAGCAGTATAAGGTGACAAAGAGTGAGAAAGAAGTTCATGATGCAAGGAAGGCAATAGGCAGGTACAAGATGATAGTTGCCCTGTTGTTTTCTTGCTTGGCCCTATGTGTTTTGAAGTTAAGGGGTGATTGTAGTTAGTTAGGTTGGTTAGTGTAAGCTTTTGTTTTTTTGGGATCCCTTGTATTTTTTGTAAAGGCGGACTAGAAAGTCAGTAATGATGGGCATTTTGTATGTATTGAAGCTGCTTTTAGTTATAAGTTGGGGTTATCAACCTTGATGTGTTGATGTTGTAAAGTGGTAAGTCCCTAATGAAAGGGCATATGATAAgtaatgtaaaaaaaatattcaaagtcCCAATTGTAGGGCATTTTGTATAATCAGATGTTGATGTTAATTAAACATATGCATGGCCTGTATTCCcaacaaatatatttaattaggttgGCTATTGTGCATGTTTTAAATTTGGGAACTAATGAGGAGGTGGTCAATGTGGAAGTACACTATGTATATGGGGACCATTTGTAGTTACTAGTCAGTTGGTGttttaataatgaaaaaatgGGACATGTGAAGCCATTATAGAACCATATCCGGGACAATATAAAACATTCCCATGCATGCACATTATTCcaattttttccatgcataaatatTCAAAGCCAAATGTCATGATTTTACTTAAAAAGGCAACATACTTTTATACTTCATGTCATACATAAATAAATGACCAACATACCCTTTTCTGTCATACATaaataaatgaccaaaataccctttctgtcatacatacttaaatgaccaaaatacccttttctttcatacatacttaaatgaccaaaatacccttttctttcatacatacttaaatgaccaaaatatCCATTACTGACCAAAATTCAAATTACCTTCATCCTATTATATAaactttaaatataaattaccatCATCCTATTACATAAACTTTAAATCCAAATTACCATCATCCTATTACATAAACTTTAAATCCAAATTACTATCATCAAATTACATAAACTTTAAAACCAAATTACCATCATCCTATTACATAAACTTTAAATCCAAATTACAATCAACACTAATCAATTATAAAAGCTTTTCCCTTCGAATTTCCTGGATCATCAACACCACCAATTGTTTTGCCTAATTTCAGCTTCAATATTCTCTCTGACTTTGTTCTCCTTATCCTCTTCAAAATCTATGAAATTAGCCTAACCTTATCTGTTGAACCTGGATAACAGGAGCAACCTCCTAAACATTAACATTATCAACATGGGCATTAGGATTAACCTCATCAACCTCCTGAACATTAACATTATCAACTTGGATAACAGGATCAACCTCCTCAACCTCCTCATCTTGAATAGCTTCCTCAACCACAACAACTTCCTCAACCACAATAGCTTCCTCACCCACAACACCCTCATCACCTTCATAACTTCTAAGTTGAGTAAATTGCATAGAATGACTAAATCCCCTGCACTACTGGATTCAACATCAGTACGAGTAGCTTGCATATTATTTTAAGTAGTATCCATCTCAATTAGAGTCATTCCAGCCTCTTCATGTTTTTGTGGTTCACTTGTACTACCCTACATGGCATGATATAATTATGTTAGTAACAAATCATAtgtaaataaatttaaattttaaatggtTTTACCTGTCCTGCATTTTGCTTCACACAAACTTTTTGTTTCTTCATATTTAACTTATGGGGCCTTCTCTGTGGACAAGTGGCCTTGTTGTGACCTATCTCTTTGCAAATACTACATCCCCATTAAGAAAGGATATGCTAGCTACAGAATGAGCACATCCATATCCATTCAATTGCCACAACCTACATGAACATGTTTTCCTTTTTAAGTCCACCTCATATGCATCTGTTGCTCCCCTTACCTCAAACTGGTTTAATCCACTTAGTAGTACCTGATAATGCCTTTGAGTTTTTTTAAGCAAATTCACCTTATCCCTTATCACTAGACAAATATGATTTCCCCATTGTTGTCCCTTTAATTTCATGTTGTAGATTATATCCATCATGTATAATCTTAACTCCTCTAACATGGTTATTATGGGCTTCTTCCTGGCATCTACTATTACAGCATTAAAACTTTCTGAGAACCCATTTTCAACTGCatcacaacaccttccagttTGAAAGAAAGCTCTTGACCATGTTCTAGGATCTTTCTCCATGAGATATTGATGGGCATCTAGGTTCAATGTCTCAATTTTTATCATTacaactttaaaagcatgctcaATTGTGGCTTTAGATGCTCTCCAAAACAAGGTATGATATATGGCACCAGTGAATCTCTTCTGCAAATTCTGGAAAATATGTCTAGCATACTGCATGTGCTCTACATATGGAAACAACTCTTTAATAGCCTCTATCAAACCCTGTAGTAGTACAAAGGTTTAATTCAGATAgtgtaaaataaatataaatgcaTTACTATGTAAAATACTAACCTTATGTTGGTCTGACATTAAACTGAAACCATTGCCTAAATTCAAGTTTAGATCATCAATGAGAAGCTCTAAAAACCACTTCCAGTTCTGCTTGTTCTCCACATTAACCACTGCCTAAGCAATAGGATATatcttgtcatttgcatccttccCAATAGCACAAAGCAATTCCCCTTACAAACACCTTTAAGAAACATCCATCAAGACCAATTATCCTTCTACACCCTTCAATCCAACCTTGTTTAACTCCTTGAAAACAACAATAGAACTTGCTaaaatatttctttccatttggACCATCCTCCATATCTAGTTTCACAGTTGACCCAGGATTTGTCCTTAAAATCTCATGACCATATAACCATAGCTAACCATAATGTTCAACAAGGCTACCTTCAACAAGTTTCAGTGCATACTTCTTTGCTCTTCTACATTTCCCCACACTAACTTGGATACCAAACTTGGCCATTACCTTCAACCTAAGCTTCCTTATACTTATTTTCTGACTTTGTACAATCTCTTTGGTATAGTGACTTCCAATCCATGCATATGTCACCAATGATCCAAACTTGAAGTTCCTAGCACAATTATGATCAACTTTTAGTGACTTGATTTGGAAACTCTCTTCATCACTCATCCCAGAAGCCCATAATCTAAATGTGCAAGCACCCTTGCTACACCTCACCAAAAGTCTTGTCCtgtcatttttttcaaaatacaattGATATCCATTAGCTACATCATAGTTGCACAACATTGATTTTACTTGCCCTGGACccttaaatctcatccctagaattggtttttgttttttccaGTGTAATAGCTCATTAAATATGGAATAGGTTTGTATGTTAACTTTAACTTCTCTCCCATTGTCATCATCTACAATGTTGTTTTCATCCTCATCCTCAACACATAACTTACTCATGAAAAGATCATTTGATCTCCTATTCATATAAACTACATCCTCATTAAACTCAAAGGCAACATTCCTAACTTCATTTATGTTATCTTCATTTTCACCATCAATACAAGACTCATGTTCATCaacatcattatcatcatcatcaagccACCCATCAACACCAACCCCAATATGATCCACATAAACCGAAATTACACCATCTGTTCCATAAGCTTCAAAAATAAAAGCAACATATTCCACATCATTTGAAATGGGATTAAGCCCTTCCATCAGGGAATTGCCTGGTTCACAGTAGTAAAACTTTTTACACTCTTCATGCATGAAACGTTCGCAGATGGTCACAAGCTCATAATAAGTCATAGAAGAAAAGTCAACATCGGTGAACATGATTTTCACACCACCAGTGTAAGAAAAAGGATTTCGATTAAATACCCTTTGGTAGTTAAGTTCGACCATCGCAAACAATCCATTAGGTTCCAATTGTGCCATTGTTGCGACTTCTTTGTTTCTTCAGCTCGAATACAGGAATGCTTCAAAAACCCTAACTCGGTTTCTTTTACAGCTGAATAATGACGACGACTGAAGTTCATAGTTGAAGACAATAGAATTTAAGCTTCTTATATCATTAATTGACGTGACATATCTCACGTGGCATTAGATtagacaaaaaaatatatattaattcacATATATAAAAGGCCAACCAGGAAACCGTCTAAAACTTGATAAAATGGTGTAATTAAAAGGTCACTTACGAGTTTACTAGCCTAATGTACCAAAAAAAACTTGAAGGACGAAATTAGCCAATTGAAGAAATTTCCATGTGCTACAGTGACATTATCCCTAAAAAAAATGATATTGGTACTTCATAGCGGGTTGAGGTTCATTGTTAATTATTTCACCCCTATAAATTGTCATTTAACTTTATGGCACACCGTTATTCCATCGATGATGATTTAATAGTTTGGAACTGTACAAATACTTATCATAGAGGACCTTGGTATTGTACAAGATGATGACGTTTAGGACCACGGATATGAGGTAGCTACCTCTTTACAAATACCAAATAACAGAACTAAGATGATGTATGCATGTGTAGACCCATCGAATCTAAAAGTGACTACCCGAAGAAGGTTACAAAATGCCAACGCTACCTCTTAGATGTCTGCATCAAGCAAAACATTTATATGCATGGTTGACATCCTCATGGATAAAGATGAAAAAGAAAGACATTGCATACTAATGCCCAATACTATCGGATAGTTGTATAAACCCTGACACTCATAGTCAATATGAACAATAAGATTCTAAGCTATTTTTTGGCCGTTTTCTTACTTATATACTGACTATGGAGTTTTGGACGCATTTATATGGGGACTTTGATTTGGGCTGGTTATAATATGATGTAAGTTATAAATGTTTTTGATTATTACATAGTATGTATTTACTAAGGTTACTAACTTTATTGTATACATGAGTTGACTGATAACACATCATGATCTAAATTTCCTTGTTGACAGAGTGTATGACAGATGATTCTCGGTGAACATTTATGTTGCAACTTTCAACGTAAATGCATTTGGCTCGAGTAACATGGTTGACGGATCTATTTATCCAACTTGGTCAAAGTGTGATACATTATACTTGTCTTTCAGTTACATTACCCGATTAATAAACACTTATAAGAAAATGTTATCAGATGATTACTTAATGTCCATCCTTTTCTGCAACTATATATCTTTATCAATATACTAAACTCGCACTTGTTATTTGTGGTTCTGGATTTCCAGACATTAGCAATGATTATATATGATAGTCACTAGACCAGTGTCTATTTTTCAAGCTCTACATCATGGTTTCAATCTATGTGAGCCTATATCCATAAACGCATAGTGGGTATCAAATATTAGGGGTACCAAACCCACTTCCCTTTGAGAGTTTCACTATCACCCTTATATAGACCACATATATACCTCAACGGTCAAGTAAGAAAGGGGATTGTGAACTTTTCTTATGTTGGTTCCTAGATAGGTTAGTCGCTGGAAATTCTATAAACCTAAGGGGTTGCACCAAGATTTGGGTCGAGTCATTTCGTAGGTGATTTGTATAAATTGTATGGGGTATAAAGAAGAAGTACGGGTCAATATGgacattatatttttaattacaCATATTTAACTTTAGGCTCCCTTTAATTTATGTAACTATTATA is a window of Lactuca sativa cultivar Salinas chromosome 1, Lsat_Salinas_v11, whole genome shotgun sequence DNA encoding:
- the LOC111889599 gene encoding uncharacterized protein LOC111889599; this translates as MEDGPNGKKYFSKFYCCFQGVKQGWIEGCRRIIGLDGCFLKAVVNVENKQNWKWFLELLIDDLNLNLGNGFSLMSDQHKGLIEAIKELFPYVEHMQYARHIFQNLQKRFTGAIYHTLFWRASKATIEHAFKVVMIKIETLNLDAHQYLMEKDPRTWSRAFFQTGRCCDAVENGFSESFNAVIVDARKKPIITMLEELRLYMMDIIYNMKLKGQQWGNHICLVIRDKVNLLKKTQRHYQVLLSGLNQFEVRGATDAYEVDLKRKTCSCRLWQLNGYGCAHSVASISFLNGDVVFAKR